A single region of the Ramlibacter henchirensis genome encodes:
- a CDS encoding sulfate ABC transporter substrate-binding protein — MKSLKIALASLALVASSLASAQPTLLNVSYDVAREFYKDINAAFVPHYKKTAGKDVKVEQSHAGSSAQARAVADGLDADVVTMNTTTDIEFLAERGVVAKDWAKRFPDNASPTTSTMLFLVREGNPKGIKDWEDLTRPDVKVVVVNPKTGGNGRYAYLAAWGYIKKKGGTDAQAQEFLSKLYKNVPVLARGGRDATTAFLQRNTGDVLITFESEVESVNREFGKGKVDVVYPSISIVAENPVAIVERTIAKKGTGDLAKAYLDFLYSEEGQEIAAKHSIRPRNQKVLARHVQTFKPIKLFTVQELFGSLSEAQKVHFNDGGQFDKIYTVR; from the coding sequence ATGAAGTCCCTGAAAATCGCCCTCGCTTCCCTCGCGCTCGTCGCGAGTTCCCTCGCTTCCGCCCAGCCGACGCTGCTGAACGTCTCGTACGACGTGGCGCGCGAGTTCTACAAGGACATCAACGCGGCTTTCGTGCCGCACTACAAGAAGACCGCCGGCAAGGACGTGAAGGTCGAGCAGTCGCATGCCGGTTCCAGCGCGCAGGCGCGCGCGGTGGCGGACGGCCTGGACGCCGACGTGGTGACGATGAACACCACCACCGACATCGAGTTCCTGGCCGAGCGCGGCGTGGTGGCCAAGGACTGGGCCAAGCGCTTCCCGGACAACGCGTCGCCGACGACGTCGACGATGCTGTTCCTGGTGCGCGAGGGCAATCCCAAGGGCATCAAGGACTGGGAAGACCTGACGCGGCCCGACGTGAAGGTGGTCGTGGTGAACCCGAAGACCGGGGGCAATGGGCGCTACGCCTACCTGGCGGCCTGGGGCTACATCAAGAAGAAGGGCGGGACCGACGCGCAGGCGCAGGAGTTCCTGTCCAAGCTGTACAAGAACGTGCCCGTGCTGGCCCGCGGCGGCCGCGACGCCACCACCGCCTTCCTGCAGCGCAACACGGGCGACGTGCTGATCACGTTCGAGTCGGAGGTCGAGTCCGTCAACCGCGAGTTCGGCAAGGGCAAGGTGGACGTGGTCTATCCGTCCATCAGCATCGTCGCGGAGAACCCGGTCGCCATCGTGGAGCGCACCATCGCCAAGAAGGGCACGGGCGACCTGGCAAAGGCCTACCTCGACTTCCTGTACTCCGAGGAAGGGCAGGAGATCGCGGCGAAGCACTCGATCCGTCCGCGCAACCAGAAGGTCCTGGCCCGGCACGTGCAGACGTTCAAGCCCATCAAGCTCTTCACCGTGCAGGAGCTGTTCGGCTCGCTGTCCGAGGCGCAGAAGGTGCACTTCAACGACGGCGGCCAGTTCGACAAGATCTACACGGTCAGGTAA
- a CDS encoding peroxiredoxin yields MATLRLGDTAPDFQQDSTDGPISFHNWAGESWVVFFSHPADFTPVCTTELGRTATLDREFAQRNVKPIAVSVDPVDSHLQWVGDINETQKTTVNFPILADADRKVATLYDMIHPNSLVNATVRSVFIIDPKKTIRATLTYPASTGRNFDEILRIIDSLQLTDSHKVATPANWKVGDDVVILPSLQDPEELARHFPKGFRAVKPYLRLTPQPNR; encoded by the coding sequence ATGGCGACGCTTCGTCTGGGTGACACCGCCCCGGATTTCCAGCAGGACTCCACCGACGGCCCGATCTCCTTCCACAACTGGGCGGGCGAGTCGTGGGTCGTGTTCTTCTCGCACCCGGCGGACTTCACGCCCGTGTGCACGACTGAACTGGGCAGGACCGCCACGCTCGACCGGGAGTTCGCGCAGCGCAATGTGAAACCGATCGCGGTGAGCGTGGACCCGGTAGATTCGCACCTGCAGTGGGTGGGCGACATCAACGAGACGCAGAAGACGACGGTGAACTTCCCGATCCTGGCCGACGCCGACAGGAAGGTCGCCACGCTGTACGACATGATCCACCCGAACTCGCTGGTCAACGCCACCGTGCGCAGCGTGTTCATCATCGACCCGAAGAAAACCATCCGCGCCACGCTCACCTACCCGGCGAGCACCGGCCGCAACTTCGACGAGATCCTGCGCATCATTGATTCGCTGCAGCTGACCGACAGCCACAAGGTCGCGACGCCCGCCAACTGGAAGGTCGGCGATGACGTGGTGATCCTGCCGAGCCTGCAGGACCCGGAGGAACTGGCCAGGCACTTTCCCAAGGGGTTCAGGGCTGTCAAGCCGTACCTGCGCCTGACCCCGCAACCGAACCGGTAA
- a CDS encoding IclR family transcriptional regulator domain-containing protein: MIARADFIDGMAKGMAVLESFDTERQRLNATLAAQRAGLTRAAARRHLLTLTHLGYLETDGSYFWLAPKVLRFSGSYLASARLPRALQPTLDRLAARTGEAFSAVVLDGDQVVIIARSGPATRMLAYGLHLGARLPAHATSTGRVLLAAKAKAEFVAWLKGRELPRLTAHTVLDPKQLRRIVEQVRQQDWCIASEEHELGVHAAAVPLRNLEGRAVAALNVVTRLERLQGPVFAREVLPLLQDAARELRPLL; the protein is encoded by the coding sequence ATGATCGCCCGCGCCGATTTCATCGACGGCATGGCCAAGGGGATGGCCGTGCTCGAGAGCTTCGACACCGAACGCCAGCGCCTGAACGCCACGCTGGCGGCGCAGCGCGCCGGCCTCACGCGCGCGGCCGCGCGGCGTCACCTGCTGACCCTGACGCACCTCGGTTACCTGGAAACGGACGGCAGCTACTTCTGGCTGGCGCCCAAGGTGCTGCGGTTCTCCGGCAGCTATCTCGCCTCGGCGCGCTTGCCGCGGGCGCTGCAGCCGACGCTGGATCGGCTCGCTGCACGCACGGGAGAAGCCTTCTCGGCCGTCGTGCTCGACGGCGACCAGGTCGTGATCATCGCCCGCAGCGGGCCGGCGACGCGCATGCTGGCGTATGGGCTGCACCTGGGTGCCCGGCTGCCAGCCCACGCCACCTCGACCGGGCGAGTGCTGCTGGCCGCCAAGGCCAAGGCCGAGTTCGTGGCCTGGCTCAAGGGCCGCGAACTGCCGCGCCTGACGGCGCACACCGTCCTTGACCCGAAGCAGCTGCGCCGCATCGTCGAGCAGGTGCGGCAGCAGGACTGGTGCATCGCCAGCGAGGAGCATGAACTGGGAGTGCATGCCGCGGCCGTTCCGCTTCGGAACCTGGAGGGCCGGGCCGTCGCCGCGCTGAATGTCGTGACGCGGCTGGAACGGCTGCAGGGGCCGGTGTTCGCGCGCGAGGTGCTGCCTCTGCTGCAGGACGCGGCGCGCGAATTGCGGCCGTTGCTGTGA
- the pobA gene encoding 4-hydroxybenzoate 3-monooxygenase produces the protein MPKTQIAIIGAGPAGLLLGQLLHKAGIDNVILERQTAEYVLGRIRAGILEQVTVDLMDEAGIGARLHREGVVHHAIELVFRGERHPIDVDRLTGGKVVTAYGQTELTRDLMEARQAAGLPTVYEAADVSLHGFDGDKPLLRYRHGGQEHELHCDFIAGCDGFHGVSRATVQDHVTEYEKVYPFGWLGVLADVPPVSPHAIVYGNSERGFSLCSMRSLTRSRYYVQCPVDDRVQDWPDDRFWDELKRRVDPHLADNIITGPSIEKSIAPLRSFVAEPMRFGRLFLAGDAAHIVPPTGAKGLNLAASDVKYLSSAFIEHYRERSAAGLDHYSDRALHRVWKAERFSWWLTTLMHSFPDMGAFNQKLQEAELEYLVHSEAASTALAENYVGLPL, from the coding sequence ATGCCCAAGACCCAGATCGCCATCATCGGCGCCGGCCCCGCGGGGCTGCTGCTCGGCCAGCTCTTGCACAAGGCCGGCATCGACAACGTGATCCTGGAGCGCCAGACCGCCGAGTACGTGCTCGGCCGCATCCGGGCCGGCATCCTGGAGCAGGTCACGGTCGACCTGATGGACGAGGCCGGCATCGGCGCGCGTCTGCACCGCGAGGGTGTCGTCCACCACGCGATCGAACTCGTCTTCCGGGGCGAGCGCCACCCGATCGACGTGGATCGCCTCACCGGCGGCAAGGTCGTGACCGCCTACGGCCAGACGGAGCTCACCCGCGACCTGATGGAAGCGCGCCAGGCGGCGGGACTGCCCACGGTCTACGAAGCCGCCGACGTGAGCCTGCACGGATTCGACGGTGACAAGCCCCTGCTGCGCTACCGGCACGGCGGGCAGGAGCACGAGCTCCACTGCGATTTCATCGCGGGCTGCGACGGCTTCCACGGCGTGTCTCGCGCGACGGTGCAGGACCACGTGACCGAATACGAGAAGGTCTATCCCTTCGGCTGGCTGGGCGTGCTGGCCGACGTGCCGCCGGTGTCCCCGCACGCCATCGTCTACGGCAACAGCGAACGCGGCTTTTCGCTGTGCTCGATGCGCAGCCTCACGCGCAGCCGCTACTACGTTCAGTGCCCGGTCGACGACCGGGTCCAGGACTGGCCGGACGACCGCTTCTGGGACGAACTGAAGCGCCGGGTGGACCCGCACCTCGCAGACAACATCATCACCGGACCTTCGATCGAGAAGAGCATCGCCCCGTTGCGCAGCTTCGTCGCCGAGCCGATGCGATTCGGCCGCCTGTTCCTCGCGGGCGACGCCGCGCACATCGTGCCCCCCACGGGAGCCAAGGGCCTGAACCTCGCGGCCAGCGACGTGAAGTACCTGTCGTCCGCGTTCATCGAGCACTACCGCGAACGCAGCGCCGCGGGGCTCGACCACTACTCCGACCGGGCGCTGCATCGTGTCTGGAAGGCGGAGCGATTCTCCTGGTGGCTCACGACGCTGATGCACAGCTTCCCCGACATGGGCGCGTTCAACCAGAAGCTGCAGGAAGCCGAGCTCGAGTACCTGGTGCATTCCGAGGCGGCTTCCACCGCCCTCGCGGAGAACTACGTCGGGCTGCCCCTCTAG
- a CDS encoding CoA transferase: MTPPRPLANVRILSLALNLPGPAALMRCRRMGATCTKLEPPSGDPMQHYNPAAYAELHEGVKVLQADLKSEEGRALVHRELARTDVLLTSFRPSAMKKLGLDWLQLHSRHPSLCQVAIVGGPGDAAEVPGHDLTYLAENGLVTGTELPATLFADMGGSVMASEAVLQAALLQAERYAGSGDVHPKGRYFEVALSDAAAYLALPRRWGLTQPSGAVGGAHAGYRIYACRDGRVAVAALEPHFASALCAAAGVSASDIKAMFARATHESIAKFFASRTCDELERLAREKDLPLHTMQAG; the protein is encoded by the coding sequence ATGACGCCGCCGCGCCCCCTCGCCAACGTCCGCATCCTCAGCCTCGCGCTCAACCTGCCGGGCCCCGCGGCGCTGATGCGCTGCCGCCGGATGGGCGCGACCTGCACCAAGCTCGAACCGCCGTCGGGCGATCCGATGCAGCACTACAACCCGGCCGCGTACGCGGAACTGCACGAAGGCGTGAAGGTCCTGCAAGCGGACCTGAAGAGCGAGGAAGGCCGGGCGCTGGTGCACCGCGAACTCGCGCGCACGGACGTCCTGCTCACCTCGTTCCGGCCTTCGGCGATGAAGAAGCTGGGGCTCGACTGGCTCCAGCTTCACAGCCGCCATCCCTCGCTCTGCCAGGTGGCGATCGTCGGCGGGCCGGGCGATGCGGCCGAAGTGCCGGGACACGACCTCACCTACCTCGCCGAGAACGGACTCGTCACCGGCACCGAGCTGCCCGCCACGCTGTTCGCCGACATGGGCGGCTCGGTGATGGCCAGCGAGGCGGTGCTGCAGGCCGCGCTGCTGCAGGCCGAGCGCTACGCGGGATCGGGCGACGTGCATCCGAAAGGGCGTTACTTCGAAGTGGCCCTGTCCGATGCCGCCGCGTACCTGGCGCTGCCCCGCCGCTGGGGACTCACGCAGCCCTCCGGCGCGGTCGGCGGCGCGCATGCCGGCTACCGCATCTACGCGTGCCGCGACGGCCGCGTGGCCGTCGCCGCGCTTGAACCCCATTTTGCTTCTGCGCTCTGCGCGGCTGCGGGCGTGTCGGCATCGGACATCAAGGCGATGTTCGCGCGGGCCACGCACGAAAGCATTGCAAAATTCTTTGCGAGCCGGACCTGCGACGAATTGGAACGGCTGGCCCGGGAGAAAGACCTGCCGCTGCACACGATGCAGGCCGGTTGA
- a CDS encoding VOC family protein, with translation MLSQAPLYAYVPVHDLERARAFYEQKLGLQPGEPVAGGLTFRCGAGTAFFMYLSAGAGTNKASTAFWTVKDVRATVTWLKRRGVVFEEYDTPDMKTVDSIFTGGGAAAAWFKDTEGNILAIISEAPA, from the coding sequence ATGCTGAGCCAAGCTCCCCTGTACGCGTACGTCCCCGTCCACGACCTGGAGCGTGCCCGGGCGTTCTACGAGCAGAAGCTCGGACTGCAGCCGGGCGAGCCGGTGGCCGGCGGCCTGACCTTCCGGTGCGGCGCGGGCACGGCGTTCTTCATGTACCTCTCGGCGGGCGCCGGCACCAACAAGGCCAGCACCGCCTTCTGGACCGTGAAGGACGTGCGCGCGACGGTGACCTGGCTGAAGCGACGCGGCGTGGTGTTCGAGGAGTACGACACGCCGGACATGAAGACGGTGGACAGCATCTTCACCGGCGGCGGCGCCGCGGCCGCGTGGTTCAAGGACACGGAGGGCAACATCCTGGCCATCATTTCGGAGGCGCCCGCTTGA
- a CDS encoding YgiQ family radical SAM protein, with protein sequence MNAPVDVSLFARAAKPITSYRRYWAARFGTAPFLPMSREEMDRLGWDSCDIIIVTGDAYVDHPSFGMAVIGRVLEAQGFRVGIIAQPDWQSADPFKALGKPNLFFGVTAGNMDSMINRYTADRKIRSDDAYTPGDAGGKRPDRASLVYSQRCREAFPEAPIVLGGIEGSLRRIAHYDYWQDKVRRSVLVDSKADLLLYGNAERAIVEIAHRLASKEPVSQITDVRGTAFIRRDTPEGWFQIDSTEVDRPGRVEDHVNPYMTVAEQANAQGSSCTKEELPLPLAGEGGGESARVLKFVPNPRLKLNRDRTVIRLPSYDQVKSDPVLYAHANRVLHLETNPGNARALVQAHGDRDVWLNPPPIPLTTAEMDHVFGLPYARSPHPAYADENGSHDGATKIPAWEMIRFSVNIMRGCFGGCTFCSITEHEGRIIQSRSEDSVIREIEEIRDKVAGFTGVISDLGGPTANMYRIGCKSPEIESACRKPSCVYPGICPNLNTDHRHLVSMYRRARSLKGIKKILIGSGLRYDLAVQSPEYVKELVQHHVGGYLKIAPEHTEAGPLSKMMKPGIGSYDRFKQMFEKFSAEAGKKQYLIPYFIAAHPGTSDEDMMNLAVWLKRNGFRADQVQTFYPSPMATATAMYHSGRNTLRKVRREATEEDSVDVVRGEKRRRLHKAFLRYHDPNNWPLLREALKSMGRADLIGNGKHHLIPSFQPVTDGSYNSARRKNSTPAAKPRKGTVLTQHTGLPPRVTGGAKAAPRSKPR encoded by the coding sequence TTGAACGCCCCCGTCGACGTTTCCCTGTTCGCGCGCGCCGCCAAGCCGATCACCAGCTATCGGCGGTACTGGGCTGCGCGCTTCGGCACGGCGCCGTTCTTGCCGATGAGCCGGGAGGAGATGGACAGGCTCGGCTGGGACAGCTGCGACATCATCATCGTCACGGGCGACGCCTACGTCGACCACCCGAGCTTCGGCATGGCCGTGATCGGCCGTGTGCTCGAGGCGCAGGGCTTCCGGGTGGGCATCATCGCCCAGCCCGACTGGCAATCGGCCGACCCGTTCAAGGCGCTCGGCAAGCCGAACCTGTTCTTCGGCGTGACGGCGGGGAACATGGATTCGATGATCAACCGGTACACGGCCGACCGGAAGATCCGCAGCGACGACGCGTACACACCCGGCGACGCGGGCGGCAAGCGGCCCGACCGCGCGTCGCTGGTCTATTCGCAGCGCTGTCGCGAAGCGTTCCCCGAGGCGCCCATCGTGCTCGGAGGCATCGAAGGCAGCCTGCGGCGCATCGCGCACTACGACTACTGGCAGGACAAGGTGCGCCGCTCGGTGCTGGTGGACAGCAAGGCCGACCTGCTGCTGTACGGCAATGCCGAGCGCGCCATCGTGGAGATTGCGCACCGGCTCGCTTCGAAGGAGCCCGTTTCGCAGATCACCGATGTGCGCGGCACCGCCTTCATCCGGCGCGACACGCCGGAAGGCTGGTTCCAGATCGATTCCACGGAAGTTGACCGGCCGGGGCGGGTCGAGGACCACGTGAATCCGTACATGACGGTGGCGGAGCAGGCGAACGCGCAGGGCTCGTCGTGCACCAAGGAAGAACTCCCTCTCCCGCTTGCAGGAGAGGGCGGGGGTGAGAGCGCTCGAGTGCTCAAGTTCGTGCCGAACCCGCGCCTGAAACTGAACCGCGACCGCACCGTCATCCGCCTCCCGTCCTACGACCAGGTCAAGTCCGACCCGGTCCTCTACGCCCACGCCAATCGCGTCCTGCACCTCGAAACCAATCCGGGCAATGCCCGCGCGCTGGTGCAGGCCCACGGCGATCGCGATGTCTGGCTCAATCCGCCGCCGATCCCGCTGACCACGGCGGAGATGGACCACGTGTTCGGCCTGCCTTACGCGCGCAGTCCGCATCCGGCCTATGCCGACGAGAACGGCTCGCACGACGGCGCGACGAAGATCCCTGCGTGGGAGATGATCCGCTTCAGCGTGAACATCATGCGCGGCTGCTTCGGCGGCTGCACCTTCTGCTCCATCACCGAGCACGAGGGCCGCATCATCCAGAGCCGCAGCGAGGACTCCGTCATTCGCGAGATCGAGGAGATCCGCGACAAGGTGGCGGGTTTCACCGGCGTCATCTCCGACCTGGGCGGCCCCACGGCCAACATGTACCGCATCGGCTGCAAGTCGCCCGAGATCGAATCGGCGTGCCGCAAGCCCAGCTGCGTGTACCCGGGCATCTGCCCGAATCTGAACACCGATCACCGGCACCTGGTCTCGATGTACCGCCGGGCGCGCTCGCTCAAGGGCATCAAGAAGATCCTGATCGGCTCCGGCCTGCGCTACGACCTGGCGGTGCAGTCGCCCGAGTACGTGAAGGAACTGGTGCAGCACCACGTGGGCGGCTACCTGAAGATCGCCCCCGAGCACACCGAGGCCGGGCCGCTGTCGAAGATGATGAAGCCCGGCATCGGCAGCTACGACCGCTTCAAGCAGATGTTCGAGAAGTTCTCGGCCGAGGCGGGCAAGAAGCAGTACCTGATCCCGTACTTCATCGCGGCCCACCCGGGCACCAGCGACGAGGACATGATGAACCTCGCGGTCTGGCTCAAGCGCAATGGCTTTCGCGCCGACCAGGTGCAGACCTTCTATCCCAGCCCAATGGCCACGGCGACGGCCATGTACCACTCGGGCCGCAACACGCTGCGCAAGGTGCGGCGCGAGGCGACGGAAGAAGACAGCGTCGACGTCGTGCGGGGCGAGAAGCGCCGGCGGCTGCACAAGGCCTTCCTGCGCTACCACGACCCGAACAACTGGCCCCTGCTGCGCGAGGCGCTCAAGTCGATGGGCCGCGCCGACCTGATCGGCAACGGCAAGCACCATCTGATCCCGAGTTTCCAGCCGGTGACGGACGGCAGCTACAACAGCGCGCGGCGCAAGAACTCGACGCCTGCCGCGAAGCCGCGCAAGGGCACGGTGCTCACGCAGCACACCGGCCTGCCGCCGCGGGTGACCGGCGGGGCCAAGGCCGCGCCTCGCAGCAAGCCGCGCTGA
- a CDS encoding DUF924 family protein encodes MSRSQMLASPTEVVRFWSDAGADRWFRKDEAFDREFRDRFLPAHAAAAHGELLDDWRRTAEGSLGLLVLLDQFPRNAFRGSARMYATDALARLVAQQAVEAGQRGQVAQAMQGFFHLPFSHSEWLPDQVRAVELARTLDPESERWAIHHHDVVARFGRFPHRNALLGRNSTAAERAFLAEGGFAG; translated from the coding sequence ATGTCCCGGTCGCAGATGCTCGCCAGCCCCACCGAAGTCGTCCGTTTCTGGAGCGACGCGGGGGCCGACCGCTGGTTCCGCAAGGACGAGGCGTTCGACCGCGAGTTCCGCGACCGCTTCCTGCCGGCGCACGCGGCCGCGGCACACGGCGAGCTGCTCGACGATTGGCGGCGAACGGCCGAGGGTTCGCTGGGCCTGCTGGTGCTGCTGGACCAGTTCCCGCGCAACGCCTTCCGCGGCTCGGCGCGGATGTACGCAACGGACGCCCTGGCGCGGCTGGTCGCCCAGCAGGCGGTCGAAGCAGGGCAGCGCGGGCAGGTGGCGCAAGCGATGCAGGGCTTCTTCCACCTGCCCTTCTCGCATTCGGAGTGGCTGCCCGACCAGGTGCGGGCCGTGGAGCTGGCCCGCACGCTCGACCCCGAATCGGAACGCTGGGCCATCCACCACCATGACGTGGTGGCTCGGTTCGGGCGCTTCCCGCACCGCAACGCGCTGCTGGGCCGCAACTCGACGGCCGCGGAGCGCGCGTTCCTCGCGGAAGGCGGTTTCGCGGGCTAG
- a CDS encoding exodeoxyribonuclease III produces the protein MKIATFNVNGIKTRLPNLLEWLEREQPDVACLQELKALDGAFPVRELREAGYHSLWKGQRSWNGVAILSRGGEPVEARRELPGDPDDTHSRYLEAAVDGLVVCCLYLPNGNPQPGPKFDYKLAWFERLIEHAAGLVDGPHPVVIAGDYNVVPTDFDIYNPRSWLKDALLQPESRECYARLLAQGWTDALRHLHPDEPIFTFWDYFRQHWQRNAGLRIDHLLLNPVLAPCLKEAGVDTWVRGQPHASDHAPTWITLDLQRLKPPTPTRRRAS, from the coding sequence ATGAAGATCGCCACCTTCAACGTGAACGGCATCAAGACGCGGCTGCCCAACCTGCTGGAATGGCTCGAGCGGGAGCAGCCGGACGTGGCCTGCCTGCAGGAGCTGAAGGCACTGGACGGCGCGTTCCCCGTGCGCGAATTGCGCGAGGCAGGCTACCACTCGCTGTGGAAGGGCCAGCGCTCGTGGAATGGGGTGGCGATCCTCAGCCGTGGCGGCGAGCCGGTCGAGGCGCGGCGCGAACTGCCGGGCGATCCGGACGACACGCACAGCCGATACCTGGAAGCCGCGGTCGACGGGCTCGTCGTGTGCTGCCTCTACCTGCCCAACGGAAACCCGCAACCGGGTCCCAAGTTCGACTACAAGCTGGCCTGGTTCGAGCGGCTGATCGAGCATGCGGCCGGGCTGGTCGACGGGCCGCATCCCGTCGTGATCGCCGGCGACTACAACGTCGTGCCCACTGACTTCGACATCTACAACCCGCGCTCCTGGCTCAAGGACGCGCTGCTGCAGCCCGAGAGCCGCGAGTGCTACGCGAGGCTGCTCGCGCAGGGCTGGACCGATGCGCTGCGGCACCTGCATCCGGACGAGCCCATCTTCACGTTCTGGGACTACTTCCGCCAGCACTGGCAGCGCAATGCGGGCTTGCGCATCGACCACCTGCTGCTCAACCCGGTGCTCGCGCCCTGCCTCAAGGAAGCCGGCGTCGACACCTGGGTGCGCGGGCAGCCCCATGCCAGCGACCATGCGCCCACGTGGATCACGTTGGACCTGCAAAGACTCAAGCCGCCGACGCCCACGCGCCGCCGCGCGAGTTGA
- the tcuA gene encoding FAD-dependent tricarballylate dehydrogenase TcuA, which produces MHDVLVVGGGNAALCAALMAREAGASVLVLESSPREWRGGNSQHTRNLRCMHDEPQDVLVDAYPEEEFWQDLLKVTGGATDEKLARLVIRASSTCRPWMRKHGVRFQPSLAGTLHLSRTNAFFMGGGKALVNAYYRSAENLCVDVRYDSPVDRLELDDRRFVAAYCGGERIEARACVLACGGFESNREWLREAWGQNERGEWPADNFLIRGTRFNQGVLLRHMMDQGADIIGDPTQAHCVAIDARAPLYDGGIVTRVDAVSLGIMVNREAKRFYDEGEDFWPKRYAIWGRLVALQPGQIAYCIIDSQAIGRFMPPVFPGVRANTPAELSGALGLDVPTFVRTLEDYNAACRVGSFDHTVLDDCHTEGLSPPKTHWARPIVKPPFYGYALRPGITFTYLGLKTDEHARVHFGGAPSDNLFVAGEMMAGNVLGQGYTAGVGMSIGTAFGRIAGTRAAAAALENVAHAAA; this is translated from the coding sequence ATGCATGATGTCCTCGTGGTCGGCGGCGGCAACGCCGCCCTGTGCGCCGCGCTGATGGCCCGCGAGGCCGGCGCCAGCGTCCTCGTCCTCGAAAGCTCCCCGCGCGAATGGCGCGGCGGCAATTCGCAGCACACGCGCAACCTGCGCTGCATGCACGACGAGCCGCAGGACGTGCTGGTCGACGCGTACCCGGAAGAAGAGTTCTGGCAGGACCTCCTCAAGGTCACCGGCGGCGCGACCGACGAAAAACTCGCGCGCCTGGTGATCCGCGCGTCCTCCACCTGCCGGCCCTGGATGCGAAAGCACGGCGTGCGCTTCCAGCCTTCGCTCGCGGGCACGCTGCACCTCTCGCGCACCAACGCCTTCTTCATGGGCGGCGGCAAGGCGCTGGTCAACGCGTACTACCGCAGCGCGGAGAACCTCTGCGTCGACGTGCGCTACGACTCGCCGGTCGACCGTCTGGAACTGGACGACAGGCGCTTCGTCGCCGCGTACTGCGGGGGCGAGCGCATCGAGGCGCGCGCCTGCGTGCTGGCCTGCGGCGGCTTCGAATCCAACCGCGAGTGGCTGCGCGAGGCGTGGGGGCAGAACGAGCGCGGCGAGTGGCCGGCCGACAACTTCCTGATCCGCGGCACGCGCTTCAACCAGGGCGTGCTGTTGCGTCACATGATGGACCAGGGCGCCGACATCATCGGCGACCCGACGCAGGCCCACTGCGTCGCCATCGACGCGCGCGCCCCTCTCTACGACGGCGGCATCGTGACGCGGGTGGACGCTGTTTCGCTGGGCATCATGGTCAACCGGGAGGCGAAGCGCTTCTACGACGAGGGCGAGGATTTCTGGCCCAAGCGCTACGCCATCTGGGGCCGGCTCGTTGCGCTGCAGCCGGGGCAGATCGCCTACTGCATCATCGACAGCCAGGCCATCGGCCGCTTCATGCCGCCGGTGTTCCCGGGCGTGCGGGCGAACACGCCGGCGGAACTCTCGGGCGCGCTGGGCCTGGATGTCCCGACGTTCGTGCGCACGCTCGAGGACTACAACGCGGCCTGCCGCGTGGGCAGCTTCGACCACACCGTGCTGGACGACTGCCACACCGAAGGCCTGTCGCCGCCCAAGACGCACTGGGCGCGCCCGATCGTGAAGCCGCCGTTCTACGGCTATGCGCTGCGGCCGGGCATCACGTTCACCTACCTGGGCCTGAAGACCGACGAGCACGCGCGCGTGCATTTCGGCGGCGCGCCCAGCGACAACCTGTTCGTGGCGGGAGAAATGATGGCCGGCAACGTGCTGGGCCAGGGCTACACGGCCGGCGTGGGCATGAGCATCGGCACGGCCTTCGGCCGCATCGCCGGAACGCGGGCGGCGGCCGCGGCATTGGAGAACGTGGCGCATGCAGCAGCTTGA